A genome region from Natronosalvus rutilus includes the following:
- a CDS encoding four-helix bundle copper-binding protein, protein MALQQLPRDDEMKDCIDNCLEAAQVCEWCADECADHGEEMAECIRLCRDVADLATLHARFMARDSDYHGELASICADACEACAEECEQHDHDHCQACAEVLPKCAESCREMAS, encoded by the coding sequence ATGGCGCTACAACAGCTCCCGCGAGACGACGAGATGAAAGACTGCATCGACAACTGCCTCGAGGCCGCCCAGGTCTGTGAGTGGTGTGCGGACGAGTGTGCCGACCACGGCGAGGAGATGGCCGAGTGCATCCGCCTCTGCCGCGACGTCGCCGACCTGGCAACGTTGCACGCACGATTCATGGCCCGCGATTCGGATTACCACGGCGAACTCGCGTCCATCTGTGCGGACGCTTGCGAGGCCTGTGCCGAGGAGTGCGAACAGCACGACCACGACCACTGTCAGGCCTGTGCGGAGGTCCTTCCGAAGTGTGCGGAATCGTGTCGCGAGATGGCCAGCTAG
- a CDS encoding sulfite exporter TauE/SafE family protein — translation MEVFGIALTMLVLFVSFGFMVGVLFGFFGMGGSFLVTPALLVMGYPARVAVGSGMAFVFGTAVIATMKHHDLGQVDYKLGGLMIVGTTAGIEVGRIGVFYLEELGLASGVIGITYVVLLGAIGLFVTRNALKSDGNDSSSGHHDAANEEIDPDAIPDLAKKIQSYHVPPMMTIAGGIKVSLWMVLGVAFATGLLSGFLGVGGGFIRMPAMFYLIGVPVPVAVGTDLFEIVFSGGIGSFLYGLEGGVDLSIVAPLLAGSALGARIGSAATSIVDEGDIKIYFGLMLLGGSVAVAFRQAGDYLGIEVLSTISFALILLSAFMVSGAVIYSTVATMRQNARIARSTAD, via the coding sequence ATGGAGGTATTCGGCATCGCGCTCACGATGCTCGTCCTGTTCGTGAGCTTCGGCTTCATGGTCGGCGTCCTGTTCGGCTTCTTCGGGATGGGCGGATCCTTCCTCGTAACGCCGGCGCTCCTGGTCATGGGCTACCCGGCCCGCGTCGCGGTCGGGAGCGGCATGGCGTTCGTCTTCGGGACCGCCGTCATCGCGACGATGAAACATCACGACCTCGGACAGGTCGACTACAAACTCGGTGGGTTGATGATTGTCGGGACGACCGCCGGCATCGAAGTCGGGCGAATCGGGGTCTTCTACCTCGAGGAACTCGGCCTCGCCAGTGGCGTCATCGGCATCACGTACGTCGTGTTGCTGGGCGCCATCGGCCTGTTCGTCACCCGGAACGCGCTGAAGAGTGACGGTAACGATAGCTCGAGCGGCCACCACGACGCCGCCAACGAGGAGATCGACCCGGACGCCATCCCGGACCTCGCGAAGAAGATCCAGTCCTACCACGTGCCCCCGATGATGACCATCGCCGGCGGAATCAAAGTCTCGCTGTGGATGGTTCTCGGCGTCGCGTTCGCCACGGGGCTGTTATCGGGCTTCCTCGGCGTCGGCGGCGGGTTCATCCGCATGCCCGCGATGTTCTATCTGATCGGGGTCCCCGTCCCCGTGGCCGTCGGGACCGACCTGTTCGAGATCGTCTTCTCGGGCGGGATCGGGTCGTTCCTCTACGGCCTCGAGGGCGGCGTCGACCTCTCGATCGTCGCGCCGCTGCTGGCTGGGAGCGCACTCGGCGCCCGCATCGGTTCGGCGGCGACCAGCATCGTCGACGAGGGCGACATCAAGATCTATTTCGGGCTGATGCTCCTGGGTGGATCGGTCGCCGTCGCGTTCCGCCAGGCCGGAGATTACCTCGGCATCGAGGTCTTGAGCACGATCAGTTTCGCGCTAATCTTGCTCTCGGCGTTCATGGTCAGCGGGGCCGTCATCTACAGCACCGTCGCCACGATGCGCCAGAACGCCCGGATCGCTCGTTCGACGGCCGATTAG
- a CDS encoding DUF2243 domain-containing protein encodes MATPPRSETWLGLSARSKPLVQAGAALGVGLGGFFDGIVLHQLLQWHHMLSARTDTTDLAALRLNVLADGLFHVATYAFTIIGIVLIVRAWRHPYVPPSGRTLLGSVLMGWGIFNLAEGLVNHHILQIHHVWPDGPASVLVFDVAFLLLGVLLLALGYGIARSHSDAAGGTRSEAA; translated from the coding sequence ATGGCGACACCCCCGCGATCCGAGACGTGGCTCGGGCTCTCCGCACGGTCGAAACCGCTCGTCCAGGCCGGAGCCGCCCTCGGCGTCGGGCTAGGCGGTTTTTTCGACGGCATCGTCCTGCACCAGCTCCTGCAGTGGCACCACATGCTCTCGGCCCGGACCGACACGACCGACCTCGCCGCATTGCGGCTCAACGTCCTCGCCGACGGGCTCTTTCACGTTGCCACCTACGCGTTCACGATCATCGGCATCGTGTTGATCGTCCGCGCGTGGCGACATCCGTACGTCCCGCCCTCGGGTCGAACGCTACTCGGCTCGGTTCTGATGGGCTGGGGGATCTTCAACCTGGCCGAGGGACTCGTCAATCACCACATCCTCCAGATCCACCACGTGTGGCCCGACGGGCCAGCGAGCGTGCTGGTCTTCGACGTCGCGTTCTTGCTCCTGGGCGTGCTCCTGCTCGCGCTCGGGTACGGTATCGCTCGCTCGCACTCGGATGCGGCCGGCGGTACCCGAAGTGAAGCCGCCTGA
- a CDS encoding NAD(P)/FAD-dependent oxidoreductase, whose amino-acid sequence MSEATRDHDIVVVGSGVAGLSAAVYAARADLEPLVLEGPEPGGQLTLTTEVENFLGFPEGVGGMELIQRGKEQAERFGAEFTHGTVEAARLEDRPFELDLSNGETIRTRALIVATGASARWVGAENEDELMGYGLSTCATCDGAFHRGDDVLVVGGGDSAMEEALFLAKFAESVTVVHRRDELRASDIMARRARDHEKISFRWNAELLAIHGDRDSGVTGATLVSHPEGHPIEKVAAGKDVTEETVDVGGIFYGVGHVPNTDFLADTPVSLDAAGYLETHGSTTETDVPGVFGAGDVMDPQYRQAITAAGTGSMAALDAEAWLEETNAELTAEPEALTIEAND is encoded by the coding sequence ATGAGCGAGGCGACACGCGATCACGACATCGTCGTCGTCGGCTCCGGCGTCGCTGGCCTCTCGGCGGCCGTCTACGCCGCACGGGCGGACCTCGAGCCGCTCGTTCTCGAGGGCCCCGAACCCGGCGGTCAGCTGACGCTCACGACCGAGGTCGAAAACTTCCTCGGCTTCCCGGAGGGCGTCGGCGGCATGGAACTCATCCAGCGCGGGAAGGAACAGGCCGAGCGATTCGGCGCCGAGTTCACCCACGGCACCGTCGAGGCGGCCCGCCTCGAGGACCGGCCGTTCGAACTCGACCTCTCGAACGGCGAGACGATCCGGACGCGCGCGCTGATCGTCGCCACCGGCGCGAGCGCGCGCTGGGTCGGCGCCGAGAACGAGGACGAGTTGATGGGGTACGGGCTCTCGACATGTGCGACCTGCGACGGTGCCTTCCACCGCGGCGACGACGTGCTCGTCGTCGGGGGCGGTGACAGCGCGATGGAGGAGGCGCTCTTCCTCGCGAAGTTCGCCGAGAGCGTCACGGTCGTCCACCGGCGCGACGAGCTTCGCGCCTCCGACATCATGGCTCGACGCGCTCGCGATCACGAGAAGATTTCGTTCCGCTGGAACGCCGAACTGCTCGCGATCCACGGCGACCGGGACTCGGGCGTCACCGGCGCGACGCTCGTGAGCCACCCCGAGGGTCACCCGATCGAGAAGGTCGCGGCCGGCAAGGACGTCACCGAGGAAACCGTCGACGTCGGCGGCATCTTCTACGGCGTCGGCCACGTCCCGAACACCGACTTCCTCGCGGATACGCCCGTCTCGCTGGACGCAGCGGGCTACCTCGAGACCCACGGCTCGACGACCGAGACCGACGTGCCCGGCGTCTTCGGCGCCGGCGACGTCATGGACCCGCAGTACCGACAGGCGATCACCGCAGCCGGGACCGGAAGCATGGCCGCCCTCGACGCCGAGGCCTGGCTCGAGGAGACGAACGCCGAACTGACAGCGGAACCGGAAGCCCTCACGATCGAGGCCAACGATTAG
- a CDS encoding aminotransferase class V-fold PLP-dependent enzyme: MDYETLRADIPALEHGIYLNTGAGGPSPRPVVETIESSLESHEYDAPTGEGMYAAAGSSLDRAKAAVADLIGARETEIALTQSTTDGINRVAGAFDWDESDVVVRTDLEHPAGILPWRRLERTRGTEVRVLNTEDGRLDLEAATDALEGATLLVVSSITWTHGTRLPIEELVELAHDAGARVLVDAVQSPGQTAVDVTDWGADFVVGAGHKWLLGPFGAGFLYVREGAERECVPSAIGYRSVTDAAAHDYEYAAGAGRFEVGTTSPALYDGLAAAIDYHQELGTDAVESRIADLTGYLKDGLPDSALLSPREFESGLVTIDVPDPEATVDSLAEQDVAVRSLSYPDGIRASVHAFNTRDDLDALLEALKR; the protein is encoded by the coding sequence ATGGACTACGAGACCCTTCGCGCGGACATTCCGGCACTCGAGCACGGTATCTACCTGAACACCGGCGCCGGCGGGCCCAGCCCTCGGCCCGTCGTCGAGACGATCGAGTCGTCCCTCGAGTCCCACGAGTACGATGCGCCAACCGGCGAGGGCATGTACGCCGCCGCCGGCTCGAGCCTCGACCGGGCGAAGGCGGCGGTCGCCGACCTGATCGGCGCTCGCGAGACCGAAATCGCGCTCACCCAGAGCACGACCGACGGCATCAACCGCGTTGCCGGCGCGTTCGACTGGGACGAGAGCGACGTCGTCGTCCGCACCGACCTCGAGCACCCGGCGGGTATCCTGCCGTGGCGACGGCTCGAGCGCACGCGCGGCACGGAGGTTCGCGTCCTCAACACTGAAGACGGCCGACTGGATCTCGAGGCCGCGACGGACGCACTCGAGGGCGCGACGCTCCTGGTCGTGAGTTCAATCACCTGGACACACGGAACGCGACTGCCGATCGAGGAACTCGTCGAACTGGCACACGACGCCGGCGCACGGGTGCTCGTCGACGCCGTGCAGTCGCCTGGCCAGACAGCTGTCGACGTCACCGACTGGGGAGCCGATTTCGTCGTCGGCGCCGGTCACAAGTGGCTGCTCGGCCCCTTCGGCGCCGGCTTCCTCTACGTCCGCGAGGGGGCCGAACGCGAGTGCGTCCCAAGTGCGATCGGCTATCGGAGCGTGACTGACGCCGCCGCGCACGACTACGAGTACGCGGCCGGCGCCGGTCGGTTCGAGGTCGGCACGACCAGCCCCGCCCTCTACGATGGCCTGGCGGCAGCGATCGACTATCACCAGGAACTCGGGACGGACGCGGTCGAGTCCCGTATCGCCGACCTCACCGGGTACCTCAAGGACGGCCTCCCGGACTCCGCGTTGCTCAGCCCTCGCGAGTTCGAGTCCGGACTCGTCACGATCGACGTGCCCGATCCGGAGGCGACGGTCGATAGCCTCGCCGAGCAGGACGTCGCCGTTCGGTCGCTCTCGTACCCGGATGGCATCAGAGCGTCAGTTCACGCGTTCAATACGCGGGACGACCTGGACGCGTTGCTCGAGGCGTTGAAACGATAG
- a CDS encoding plastocyanin/azurin family copper-binding protein: protein MDVRGSDSERTECTHDRREVLRSLALGLTALAVPWPVSAQEDGGADNETEDGDANETQGADNGEGDQNGDGGTAGESVTVELVDYAYEPGTESPLEIPPGTLVEFVWITDNHNVAVDSQPDDASWDGYEPIENAGFEYEFTFETEGEYEFHCDPHLSLGMVGTIAVNPEASIGGDDGGGEGIPSLVPDPAVTLLVATLTSLVVVMTLVYAFLKYGSDPNE, encoded by the coding sequence ATGGATGTTCGTGGATCGGATTCCGAACGGACGGAGTGCACGCACGACAGACGCGAAGTGCTTCGCTCGCTCGCACTCGGACTGACGGCTCTGGCGGTGCCGTGGCCAGTCAGCGCGCAGGAGGACGGTGGTGCGGACAACGAAACCGAGGACGGCGACGCAAACGAGACGCAAGGAGCGGACAACGGGGAGGGCGATCAGAACGGCGACGGCGGGACGGCTGGCGAATCCGTGACCGTCGAACTCGTCGACTACGCGTACGAACCCGGGACCGAAAGTCCGCTCGAGATTCCGCCCGGGACGCTCGTGGAGTTCGTCTGGATCACCGACAATCACAACGTCGCCGTCGACAGCCAACCCGACGACGCCAGTTGGGACGGATACGAGCCGATCGAGAACGCCGGTTTCGAGTACGAATTCACGTTCGAGACGGAAGGCGAGTACGAGTTCCACTGCGACCCGCACCTCAGTCTCGGTATGGTCGGCACGATCGCCGTCAATCCGGAGGCGTCCATAGGCGGCGATGACGGTGGGGGTGAGGGTATCCCATCCCTCGTCCCCGACCCGGCCGTGACGCTCCTGGTCGCGACCCTCACCTCGCTCGTCGTCGTTATGACGCTGGTCTACGCGTTTCTGAAATACGGGAGCGACCCGAACGAATGA
- a CDS encoding DUF7560 family zinc ribbon protein, with protein sequence MSASEDYRFVCPECAQTITVNASMRDALVENGCVVCGSTVSRADFEEMAESDA encoded by the coding sequence ATGAGTGCAAGTGAGGACTATCGCTTCGTCTGTCCCGAGTGCGCCCAGACCATCACGGTCAACGCGTCGATGCGGGACGCCCTCGTCGAGAACGGCTGTGTGGTCTGTGGGAGCACCGTCTCTCGAGCGGACTTCGAAGAGATGGCCGAAAGCGACGCCTGA
- a CDS encoding DUF7512 family protein, whose protein sequence is MIELASLSEPVQAGVLVGAVLVEAIVLYGGYGLLERVAAPPLIDAIQNV, encoded by the coding sequence ATGATCGAGCTCGCCTCCCTATCGGAACCAGTACAGGCAGGCGTCCTCGTGGGAGCCGTCCTCGTCGAGGCGATCGTCCTCTACGGAGGATACGGCTTGCTCGAGCGAGTCGCCGCACCGCCCCTGATCGACGCGATCCAGAACGTCTAA
- the trxA gene encoding thioredoxin yields the protein MSSDAYSGTDQTADEPVYIQGQSHFEEVVSENDVVLVDFFATWCGPCQMLEPVMEQLATETDATVAKVDVDDNQPLAGSFGVRGVPTIMVFADGEQVEQQVGALPADRLRSLVEGYTNE from the coding sequence ATGTCATCTGATGCATACAGCGGAACCGACCAGACCGCCGACGAACCAGTCTATATTCAGGGCCAGTCCCACTTCGAAGAGGTCGTGAGCGAGAACGACGTCGTTCTCGTCGACTTCTTCGCGACGTGGTGTGGCCCGTGCCAGATGCTCGAGCCGGTGATGGAGCAACTCGCCACGGAGACCGACGCCACTGTCGCGAAGGTCGACGTCGACGATAACCAGCCGCTCGCGGGCAGCTTCGGCGTTCGCGGCGTCCCGACGATCATGGTGTTCGCCGACGGCGAGCAGGTCGAACAGCAGGTCGGCGCACTGCCTGCCGACCGACTCCGCAGCCTGGTCGAGGGATACACGAACGAATGA
- the mobA gene encoding molybdenum cofactor guanylyltransferase has product MPETSSRAGVIIAGGFSTRFQDGDKAVADLDGTPLIGHVADRLEGVTDELVVNCRAEQVDVLRDALESESRTIQVAVDQTPDRGPLAGIATGLEAASAPVAAVVACDMPFVEPALLEALFERLESGDARETDEQTAAVVPKHPDGWFQTTQAVYRAEPMADACRAALEADEGKILAALDRLEWTVFEPTDWKRYATLDSFDSIDTRADLEAARARF; this is encoded by the coding sequence ATGCCCGAGACATCCTCGCGCGCCGGCGTCATCATCGCGGGCGGATTTTCGACTCGCTTCCAGGACGGCGACAAGGCGGTCGCCGACCTCGACGGCACCCCGTTGATCGGCCACGTCGCCGACCGACTCGAGGGCGTGACGGACGAACTCGTCGTCAACTGCCGCGCCGAGCAGGTCGACGTCCTCCGGGACGCGCTCGAATCCGAGTCGCGGACGATCCAGGTGGCCGTCGACCAGACGCCCGACCGTGGCCCCCTCGCCGGGATCGCGACGGGTCTCGAGGCGGCGAGCGCTCCCGTTGCAGCGGTCGTGGCGTGTGACATGCCGTTCGTCGAACCGGCGTTGCTCGAGGCGTTGTTCGAGCGACTCGAGAGCGGTGACGCTCGCGAAACAGACGAACAGACGGCGGCCGTCGTCCCGAAGCACCCGGACGGCTGGTTCCAGACGACCCAGGCCGTCTACCGGGCGGAGCCGATGGCCGACGCCTGTCGCGCGGCGCTCGAGGCCGACGAGGGCAAGATCCTGGCCGCACTCGACAGGCTCGAGTGGACCGTCTTCGAGCCAACCGACTGGAAACGATACGCGACGCTCGACTCGTTCGACAGCATCGATACGCGAGCGGACCTCGAGGCGGCACGGGCGCGGTTCTGA
- a CDS encoding winged helix-turn-helix domain-containing protein, which translates to MSQSLTATTSPFGYDTPNDETTITTGDDVQTILDALTDADCRTILEALNEDAAYLTASELSERCDVPLSTTYRKIEKLTDAGMLDEKLRIRRSGKHTSEYGHRVDDVQISVEADSGIELLLSHPSA; encoded by the coding sequence ATGAGCCAGTCACTGACCGCGACGACGAGCCCCTTCGGATACGACACCCCAAACGACGAGACGACGATCACGACCGGCGACGACGTCCAGACCATTCTCGATGCGCTCACCGACGCCGACTGCCGGACCATCCTCGAGGCCCTCAATGAGGACGCCGCGTATCTCACCGCATCCGAACTCTCCGAGCGCTGTGACGTCCCCCTCTCGACGACCTACCGTAAAATCGAGAAGCTGACCGACGCGGGGATGCTCGACGAGAAACTTCGCATCCGCCGCTCGGGCAAGCATACGAGCGAGTACGGCCACCGCGTCGACGACGTCCAGATCTCGGTCGAAGCCGACAGCGGGATCGAACTGTTGCTTTCTCACCCCAGCGCCTGA
- a CDS encoding universal stress protein, producing the protein MKAVLATDLSAASEATIETETCLECLGRIGIEEIHLVTVIPSNVHAGMPGMDFEGRRERALERYRNVIEGAGFDVESHVVRGTPHRRIRGIAETIGASMTIVGSRGKSPLENRVIGSTARNLARTSETPLLVNRIERGVDEPEIVRKHLFQRMLYATDFSENADRAFDAFSYLRHATEEATLVHVETPKDPGLPEGEDPRQRLEELTDQLEEWGIDTRIELRQGDPADEILDVEAEYEPTTTLVGSRGHSRLRRLLLGSVSEDIVARAKGNVLLVPPRVA; encoded by the coding sequence ATGAAAGCTGTCCTGGCAACCGACCTTTCAGCCGCCAGTGAGGCGACGATCGAGACCGAGACCTGCCTCGAGTGCCTCGGCCGGATCGGCATCGAGGAGATTCACCTGGTGACGGTCATCCCCTCGAACGTGCACGCGGGCATGCCCGGCATGGACTTCGAGGGGCGGCGTGAACGCGCACTCGAGCGGTACCGCAACGTCATCGAGGGCGCCGGCTTCGACGTCGAGAGCCACGTCGTCCGGGGAACCCCCCACCGGCGAATCAGGGGTATCGCGGAGACGATCGGTGCGAGCATGACCATCGTCGGTTCCCGCGGGAAGAGCCCGCTCGAGAACCGGGTGATCGGGTCGACCGCGCGTAACCTCGCGCGAACGAGCGAGACGCCGTTGCTCGTCAACCGGATCGAGCGCGGCGTCGATGAACCCGAAATCGTCCGCAAACACCTGTTCCAGCGGATGCTCTACGCGACGGACTTCTCCGAGAACGCCGACCGCGCGTTCGACGCGTTCTCGTATCTCCGGCACGCGACTGAGGAGGCGACCCTCGTTCACGTCGAGACGCCGAAAGACCCCGGGCTACCCGAGGGAGAGGACCCCCGCCAGCGACTCGAGGAACTCACCGACCAGCTCGAGGAGTGGGGAATCGATACCCGGATCGAACTCAGGCAGGGCGACCCGGCTGACGAAATCCTCGACGTCGAGGCCGAGTACGAGCCGACGACGACCCTCGTTGGCTCACGCGGACACAGCCGCCTCCGACGGCTCCTGCTCGGGAGCGTCTCCGAGGACATCGTCGCCCGCGCGAAGGGGAACGTGTTGCTCGTGCCGCCGCGCGTGGCCTGA
- a CDS encoding pyridoxamine 5'-phosphate oxidase family protein codes for MQGLRWVQLGGEDLDSFLDRGGTGVLSFGSTVEEPPFSIPVSYGYYADEGHFYFRLSFPEGHSGGKAAVLDRPVSFVVYAETDDGWHSVVATGSLEEISDAPYESAAVQGMWAVQIPAVDVFERPPEDVTFRDFRLVPDRVTGRREVETAE; via the coding sequence ATGCAAGGGCTCCGCTGGGTACAACTCGGTGGCGAGGACCTCGATTCGTTTCTCGACCGGGGCGGGACTGGCGTTCTCTCGTTCGGTTCGACCGTCGAGGAACCGCCGTTCTCGATCCCGGTTTCCTACGGCTACTATGCGGACGAGGGCCACTTCTACTTCCGGCTATCGTTCCCGGAGGGACACAGCGGTGGCAAGGCTGCGGTTCTCGACCGACCGGTCTCGTTCGTCGTCTACGCGGAGACCGACGACGGGTGGCACAGCGTCGTGGCGACCGGGTCGCTCGAGGAGATCTCGGACGCGCCGTACGAATCGGCGGCGGTCCAGGGGATGTGGGCAGTTCAAATTCCGGCCGTCGACGTCTTCGAGCGACCGCCCGAGGACGTGACGTTTCGCGACTTTCGGCTCGTGCCGGACCGCGTCACGGGTCGGAGAGAAGTCGAGACGGCTGAGTGA